From a single Paludibacter jiangxiensis genomic region:
- a CDS encoding efflux RND transporter periplasmic adaptor subunit, whose product MKKFFKIFFLVLLGVVVLGTFFFLWKKSQPVVKKYEIAEVTIGNIEKRIVATGKISPRNEVLIKPQMSGIIAEIYKKAGDKVKVGDLIAKIKVIPDMVSLNSAESRVTRAQLAYDQSKKNYDRDSKLLKEKVISKEEFDKTRLQYENDKEELGAAKDNLSLVRDGITSSKSQVSNTLVRSTINGTILDIPVKVGNSVIQSNSFNDGTTIATVANMSDMLFVGKLDETEVGKLKTGMTMDITIGAMQDQKLTATLEYISPKGTEENGAIMFEMKAALKIPASVFVRAGYSANAEILLNKLSNVLTLPENCIEFSGDTSYVYVLKTKEPQAFDKKVVKVGLSDGIKIEVQSGLKAKDKVRGAEILAKKKEQKSDEKSDDR is encoded by the coding sequence ATGAAAAAATTCTTCAAAATCTTTTTTTTAGTACTATTGGGCGTTGTAGTACTCGGTACTTTTTTCTTTCTCTGGAAAAAATCGCAGCCGGTAGTAAAGAAATACGAAATTGCCGAAGTAACGATAGGTAATATTGAAAAACGCATCGTGGCTACCGGTAAAATATCTCCGCGCAACGAGGTGTTAATCAAGCCGCAAATGTCGGGTATCATTGCCGAGATTTATAAAAAAGCGGGCGACAAGGTGAAGGTAGGCGATTTGATTGCCAAAATCAAAGTTATCCCCGACATGGTAAGCCTCAACAGCGCCGAATCGCGGGTAACCCGGGCACAATTGGCCTACGACCAGTCGAAGAAGAACTACGACCGCGACTCCAAATTACTTAAAGAAAAGGTGATATCGAAAGAAGAGTTCGATAAAACCCGCCTGCAATACGAAAACGACAAAGAGGAGCTGGGCGCCGCCAAAGACAACCTCAGTCTGGTACGCGACGGGATTACCAGCAGCAAATCGCAGGTAAGCAATACGTTGGTGCGCTCCACCATCAACGGTACCATTCTTGACATTCCGGTGAAAGTTGGGAACTCGGTGATTCAATCCAATAGTTTCAACGACGGAACGACAATTGCTACCGTGGCCAATATGAGCGACATGCTTTTTGTGGGAAAACTGGACGAAACGGAAGTGGGCAAACTGAAAACCGGTATGACGATGGATATTACCATCGGCGCTATGCAGGATCAGAAACTGACCGCAACCTTGGAATACATCTCTCCAAAGGGAACGGAAGAGAACGGAGCCATCATGTTCGAAATGAAGGCTGCCCTCAAAATCCCCGCCTCGGTATTTGTACGTGCCGGCTACAGCGCCAACGCCGAGATATTGCTCAACAAATTGTCCAATGTCCTGACTCTTCCCGAAAACTGCATCGAATTCAGCGGTGACACCTCCTATGTTTATGTTTTGAAGACCAAAGAGCCGCAGGCATTTGACAAAAAGGTGGTCAAGGTTGGATTATCCGATGGCATCAAAATCGAAGTACAATCGGGTTTGAAAGCGAAGGATAAAGTACGCGGAGCCGAAATATTGGCGAAGAAGAAGGAGCAAAAATCGGATGAAAAATCGGACGACAGATAA
- a CDS encoding ATP-dependent DNA helicase: MLNRFLIDKIRSHLPFEPTAQQAALIDSLSVFLTSQEREKAFLLKGYAGTGKTSVVSALVKTFDELQQKVMLLAPTGRAAKVLSHYSGHPAFTIHKKIYRQKSAADFIFTLDNNLHKHTLFIVDEASMIANLSGEGSMFGSGQLLDDLVQYVYGSDGCSMILLGDTAQLPPVMQPMSPALELSKLQSFGLNVTDFTLTQVARQAEESGILFNATALRNNLLEGTTHLHPQFEVAPFADIRNLPGDELIDTLQAEYNKTGVEETIVITRSNKRANLYNNGIRARVFQKEEELSGGDLVMVVKNNYFWSKDYPEMEFIANGDVAEVQRILRYKELYGFRFADVLLRFIDYDCEIEARILVEALQAETPASLNEMNKKLYEAVSEDYAHIGNRRERAKAMQKDEFYNALQVKFAYAVTCHKAQGGQWQTVFIDQGNIPEEQLNTDYYRWLYTALTRATEKVYLVSFAKEFFKQ; the protein is encoded by the coding sequence ATGCTCAATCGTTTTCTTATAGATAAAATACGCTCCCATCTCCCTTTCGAGCCTACGGCACAACAAGCTGCTCTCATTGATTCTCTATCGGTTTTTCTTACTTCACAGGAACGGGAAAAGGCTTTTTTGCTGAAAGGATATGCCGGAACGGGAAAGACTTCGGTAGTGAGTGCTCTGGTGAAGACGTTCGACGAGCTTCAGCAAAAGGTGATGTTGCTGGCTCCCACGGGTAGAGCGGCCAAGGTACTGTCGCACTATTCGGGTCATCCGGCTTTTACTATTCATAAAAAGATTTACCGTCAAAAATCAGCTGCCGATTTTATCTTCACGCTCGACAATAATCTCCACAAGCACACGCTATTCATTGTCGATGAGGCATCAATGATAGCCAATCTTTCCGGCGAAGGGAGTATGTTCGGTTCGGGACAATTGCTTGATGATCTGGTGCAATATGTCTACGGAAGTGATGGTTGCAGCATGATTTTGCTGGGCGATACGGCTCAGTTGCCGCCGGTGATGCAACCCATGAGTCCCGCACTGGAACTATCGAAATTGCAAAGTTTCGGGTTGAATGTGACCGATTTCACGCTTACACAGGTGGCGCGTCAGGCCGAAGAAAGCGGAATCCTTTTTAATGCCACTGCTTTACGCAACAATTTGCTGGAAGGAACGACTCATCTGCACCCGCAATTTGAGGTAGCACCCTTTGCTGATATCCGGAATCTTCCCGGCGACGAATTGATCGATACTTTACAGGCAGAATACAACAAAACCGGCGTGGAGGAGACCATCGTCATTACCCGTTCCAACAAACGGGCCAACCTCTACAACAACGGCATTCGTGCCCGTGTGTTTCAGAAGGAGGAGGAGCTCAGTGGCGGCGATCTGGTGATGGTGGTGAAGAATAACTATTTTTGGAGCAAGGATTACCCCGAAATGGAGTTTATTGCCAACGGTGATGTGGCCGAGGTGCAGCGTATCCTTCGTTATAAAGAGTTGTACGGCTTCCGTTTTGCGGATGTGTTGCTGCGATTTATCGATTACGACTGCGAGATAGAAGCCCGCATTTTGGTGGAAGCCCTACAGGCCGAAACGCCTGCCAGTCTGAATGAAATGAATAAAAAACTCTACGAAGCAGTGAGCGAAGATTATGCTCATATCGGCAACCGGCGCGAACGGGCCAAAGCAATGCAAAAGGACGAATTTTACAATGCTTTGCAGGTGAAGTTCGCCTATGCGGTCACTTGTCACAAAGCGCAGGGCGGGCAGTGGCAGACGGTCTTTATCGATCAGGGAAACATTCCCGAAGAGCAGCTCAATACCGATTATTACCGCTGGCTTTACACAGCATTGACCCGTGCCACCGAAAAAGTCTATCTGGTGAGCTTTGCGAAAGAGTTTTTCAAACAATAG
- a CDS encoding energy transducer TonB, translating into MSTTKRLLFSACFLTLVLAIHAQAIVYLDANDKPVKKPSKASKYMTITRDSVNPDKAETRLYDMENRQLKLNNFSSLILTKQDGVQREWYLSGQIKSEWIMQEGKLNGYNRTWFENGQIKSDAYYKDNLQYGSDKEWYQNGQLLRSAEYTDNKINGKLLTYWQNGHLRRADIYDMGELKEGQCFDSLDNKVPYIKYMEMPKFPNGDVSAYLARTVQYPIMAQKNRIQGRVIVQFVVDKNGTISEIKVVKSVDSSLDREAIRIVSRMPNWIPGKREGEPVRVKYTLPVNFRLQ; encoded by the coding sequence ATGTCGACTACCAAACGCCTTCTCTTTTCCGCCTGCTTTTTGACCCTTGTTCTCGCCATACACGCTCAAGCGATAGTATATCTGGATGCGAATGACAAGCCGGTTAAAAAACCGTCCAAAGCCTCCAAATACATGACCATAACCCGGGATTCCGTAAACCCCGACAAAGCTGAGACCCGACTTTATGACATGGAAAACCGCCAGCTGAAACTTAATAATTTTTCCTCTTTAATTCTTACAAAACAAGACGGAGTTCAACGTGAATGGTATTTATCTGGACAAATAAAAAGTGAATGGATTATGCAGGAAGGCAAGTTAAATGGATATAACAGAACCTGGTTTGAAAACGGACAGATCAAAAGCGATGCCTATTATAAAGACAATTTACAGTACGGATCTGATAAAGAGTGGTATCAAAACGGGCAGTTGTTGAGATCTGCGGAATATACCGACAATAAAATTAATGGCAAATTATTGACATATTGGCAAAACGGACATTTAAGAAGAGCTGACATTTATGACATGGGAGAATTAAAGGAAGGACAATGCTTTGATTCGTTGGACAATAAGGTTCCTTACATAAAATACATGGAAATGCCTAAATTTCCGAACGGAGATGTCTCTGCATATTTAGCTCGCACCGTTCAATATCCTATTATGGCTCAGAAAAACAGAATTCAGGGACGAGTAATAGTACAATTCGTTGTTGATAAAAATGGCACAATTTCTGAGATAAAGGTGGTAAAATCTGTCGATTCATCATTGGATAGAGAGGCTATCAGGATTGTGAGCAGAATGCCCAACTGGATTCCGGGGAAAAGAGAAGGAGAGCCGGTAAGAGTCAAATATACCTTACCTGTAAATTTCAGACTGCAATAG
- a CDS encoding ABC transporter permease, with translation MNILQEIWSSLRHNKMRTMLTGLSVSWGIFILIVLLGAGNGLSNGVRSNFNSRATNSVQLWSGKSSMPYHGLMANRTLDFSNRQVKDIDEQLREPDKKSGIIDKQSTVTYGTEYGNYSLRGVDPTYKDIFNLKFDPEGGRFINKNDLKDHSKVVVIDKKIKEVLFKKEPALGKYVKIGSVMFRVIGINSKKEQYGNPTCYIPFTTAQLIYNPNQKFGSIAMTVNGLDSKAKNDSFNKKLIGVMSRSLYFDPKDEQAIYIRNAQRDYLQTMKIFNGITLFVFIIGIFTLIAGIVGVSNIMLVSVKERTREIGIRKAIGAPPGSILRSIIIESILITGIFGYFGMVLGIGLTELVNYIMVQTAAQSTSENDMTIFMNPTVSLTYVFISTFILIISGIIAGYMPARRAVRIKPIEAMREE, from the coding sequence ATGAACATACTTCAGGAAATATGGTCGAGTCTCCGACACAACAAAATGCGCACCATGCTCACGGGCTTATCTGTATCGTGGGGCATCTTTATCCTGATTGTATTGCTTGGTGCCGGTAACGGGTTAAGCAACGGCGTCCGGAGCAACTTCAACTCGAGAGCAACCAATTCCGTACAATTGTGGTCGGGCAAATCTTCCATGCCTTACCACGGCTTGATGGCCAACCGCACCCTCGATTTTTCGAACAGACAGGTCAAAGACATTGACGAACAGCTACGGGAACCGGACAAAAAGAGCGGCATTATCGACAAACAATCGACAGTGACCTACGGAACAGAATATGGCAACTATTCACTACGTGGCGTCGACCCCACCTATAAAGATATTTTCAATTTGAAATTCGACCCGGAAGGTGGACGTTTTATCAATAAAAACGATTTGAAGGATCATAGCAAAGTGGTGGTTATCGACAAGAAAATAAAAGAGGTGCTTTTCAAGAAGGAACCGGCATTGGGCAAATACGTCAAAATCGGGTCGGTGATGTTTCGCGTTATTGGCATCAACTCAAAGAAAGAACAATACGGCAATCCGACCTGCTACATCCCTTTTACTACGGCACAACTGATTTACAACCCCAACCAGAAGTTCGGCAGCATTGCCATGACAGTAAACGGGCTGGATTCGAAAGCAAAAAACGACTCGTTCAACAAGAAACTGATTGGAGTAATGTCGCGTAGTCTCTACTTCGACCCCAAAGATGAGCAGGCCATCTACATCCGCAACGCACAGCGCGACTACCTCCAAACGATGAAAATATTCAACGGCATCACGCTGTTTGTCTTTATCATAGGGATATTTACACTGATTGCCGGCATCGTTGGGGTGAGCAATATTATGCTGGTATCGGTCAAAGAGCGTACCCGCGAAATCGGTATCCGCAAAGCAATAGGCGCTCCTCCTGGATCGATCCTGCGCTCCATCATCATCGAGTCGATTCTGATTACCGGCATATTCGGTTACTTCGGTATGGTGTTAGGCATCGGACTGACGGAATTGGTCAACTATATTATGGTACAGACGGCAGCGCAAAGCACCTCTGAAAACGACATGACCATATTTATGAATCCGACCGTGTCGCTGACCTACGTATTCATTTCGACCTTTATTTTGATTATCTCCGGTATCATTGCCGGATATATGCCGGCCCGCAGAGCCGTACGCATCAAGCCTATCGAGGCAATGCGGGAAGAATAA
- a CDS encoding pentapeptide repeat-containing protein produces the protein MPIYDDKEFTNKAFTQEELRNCEFDNCTFTNCDFSEAEYMAGTYIDCRFVGCNLSMVKMNNCQLNNVSFKGCKLMGTSFIDCKDTLLNVRFDDCMMDYSLLSGKKLVKTPFVNCSLRNSDFSECDLSKARFAECNLENAVFLHTNLKEADFQTAFNYIIDPDANILRKAKFSLQGVPGLLAKYGIIIE, from the coding sequence ATGCCTATTTACGACGATAAAGAATTTACAAATAAAGCATTTACACAGGAAGAACTCCGCAATTGTGAGTTCGATAACTGCACCTTTACCAACTGCGATTTTTCGGAAGCAGAATACATGGCCGGAACATATATCGATTGCCGGTTTGTCGGTTGCAACCTGAGCATGGTTAAAATGAACAACTGTCAGCTTAACAACGTGAGTTTTAAAGGTTGTAAGCTGATGGGCACATCGTTCATCGACTGCAAAGATACATTACTCAACGTCCGTTTCGACGATTGTATGATGGACTACAGCCTGTTATCGGGGAAGAAATTAGTCAAGACTCCGTTCGTCAACTGTTCGCTACGCAACTCCGATTTTTCCGAATGCGATTTGAGTAAAGCCCGTTTTGCTGAGTGTAATCTTGAAAATGCGGTTTTTCTGCACACAAATCTGAAAGAGGCCGATTTTCAGACTGCATTCAATTATATCATCGACCCGGATGCCAACATACTTCGCAAGGCAAAATTTTCGTTGCAGGGTGTGCCCGGTTTATTGGCGAAATACGGAATTATCATCGAATAA
- a CDS encoding TatD family hydrolase — MITIYNLSPAEALTDQSERLISVGLHPWHVGTDWEEQLRMLGEVAGKKRVMLIGEAGLDKLCKTDFALQQTVFLRQIELSEEVQKPLIIHCVKAWPELIGIRKKMLPSVPWVIHGFRGKPELASQLLELGLYLSFGEKFNVDSLRITPLEKLCTETDESRLPIEEIYCKIAEVKGVSVEELLSQANRLIANMDSQFIDIHMHDKTIAV, encoded by the coding sequence ATGATAACTATTTATAATCTATCTCCTGCCGAAGCATTGACGGATCAAAGCGAACGCTTGATTTCCGTCGGTTTGCATCCGTGGCATGTCGGTACCGACTGGGAAGAACAGTTGCGGATGCTGGGCGAAGTAGCGGGCAAAAAACGGGTGATGCTGATTGGCGAAGCCGGATTGGACAAGCTTTGTAAAACCGATTTTGCATTGCAGCAGACGGTCTTTCTCCGACAAATCGAATTGTCCGAAGAGGTGCAAAAACCGTTGATTATACATTGTGTGAAGGCATGGCCGGAGCTGATTGGCATCAGAAAAAAGATGTTGCCTTCCGTGCCCTGGGTCATTCATGGCTTTCGCGGTAAGCCGGAACTGGCAAGTCAGTTGCTGGAGTTGGGGTTGTATCTGTCGTTCGGAGAAAAGTTCAATGTCGATAGTCTGCGCATAACACCGTTAGAAAAGCTTTGCACCGAAACGGATGAAAGCAGGTTGCCGATTGAAGAGATTTACTGTAAAATTGCCGAAGTGAAGGGAGTTTCGGTTGAAGAATTGCTTAGTCAAGCCAATCGGTTAATCGCAAATATGGACAGCCAATTCATTGATATTCACATGCACGATAAAACTATTGCAGTCTGA
- a CDS encoding GNAT family N-acetyltransferase translates to MLKLERTTNEDGEFRRLIAELDEDLNSRYGELQKQYNGFNRVDKIDTVVIARIENEAVGCGCFKPFDNKTVEIKRVFVQKNFRGNGIADAILKELETWAGELEFTTAILETGKGQPEAIRFYTRQGYTVIPNFGQYIGNDNSVCMKKLFHIKF, encoded by the coding sequence ATGTTGAAACTGGAACGAACGACCAATGAAGACGGAGAGTTTCGTCGGCTGATTGCAGAATTGGACGAAGATCTTAACAGCCGATATGGAGAATTGCAGAAACAATACAATGGTTTTAACCGGGTTGATAAAATCGACACCGTGGTCATTGCCCGGATAGAAAACGAAGCTGTAGGTTGTGGTTGTTTCAAACCGTTTGATAACAAAACGGTAGAAATAAAGCGGGTTTTCGTTCAGAAAAATTTCAGAGGAAATGGCATTGCCGATGCCATTCTGAAAGAATTAGAAACATGGGCTGGTGAACTGGAATTTACCACAGCCATCCTCGAAACAGGCAAAGGTCAGCCCGAAGCCATCCGATTCTACACAAGACAGGGCTATACCGTCATCCCCAACTTCGGGCAATATATCGGAAACGATAATAGCGTATGTATGAAGAAACTCTTCCACATTAAATTTTAA
- a CDS encoding ABC transporter ATP-binding protein: MITLRDVNKTYYTEATSLHVLKGIDLHIEQGDYVSIMGASGSGKSTLLNILGILDNYDTGDYYLNNKLIKDLSETQAAAYRNEMIGFVFQSFNLINFKNAMENVALPLYYKNISRKKRNAIALEYLDRMGLKDWAYHLPNEMSGGQKQRVAIARAIISQPKILLADEPTGALDSQTTEEVMQLLGELNQTGITTIIVTHEKAVADETRKVIHIKDGLIQHIEHN, translated from the coding sequence ATGATAACACTACGCGACGTAAACAAAACCTACTACACAGAAGCAACTTCGCTGCATGTATTGAAAGGCATCGACCTTCACATCGAGCAAGGTGACTATGTGTCGATAATGGGCGCTTCGGGTTCCGGCAAATCCACTTTGCTGAACATATTGGGGATTCTGGACAATTACGATACCGGCGATTACTACCTCAACAACAAATTGATCAAAGACCTGTCGGAGACACAAGCTGCCGCTTACCGCAACGAGATGATCGGTTTCGTGTTTCAATCGTTCAACCTGATCAACTTCAAAAATGCGATGGAAAACGTGGCGCTACCACTTTACTACAAAAACATCAGTCGCAAAAAGCGCAATGCCATCGCACTGGAATACCTCGACCGCATGGGTCTGAAGGATTGGGCATACCATCTTCCGAACGAAATGTCGGGTGGACAAAAACAGCGGGTGGCCATTGCACGTGCCATCATCTCGCAACCCAAAATTCTGCTGGCCGACGAACCGACCGGTGCACTTGACAGCCAAACCACCGAAGAGGTGATGCAATTGCTCGGAGAACTTAACCAGACCGGCATCACCACCATCATCGTTACGCACGAAAAGGCCGTAGCCGACGAAACGCGCAAAGTAATCCACATCAAAGACGGGCTGATACAGCATATAGAACACAACTAA
- a CDS encoding mechanosensitive ion channel family protein — translation MKKLVLLVGMLVSIVTMAQTPQVVPAPAAATDTSKVSKDTKHDTLRHRRKMMWAAADTITSGDYMMSIERVNDKLNAIRDSVKMSLEVMGAGRRLDKITKDIAEIKERLGGRRARVNLRNLYLYQSFLDNLDEDNQQIRQYLMSTYSRFYRSKLGIKTVMKDSIFKRLDKDTIMAKQFDQRLDRMQRKWVRTDSMTRVGLNMLNELKMKVSDNSMNIGNMLNMIDNRLDKADMQLFGKEAPCLWQFNVPDTVNSKLYKSASSISLLEQKALAYYFDKTSQRRIVMLLVALLLLGWWWFKRRQFKDIRNQKAEFAFLHLKYINSHPVLSLLMILFALIPFFDAYAPTLYLTGEYLISFIIASVIFYSQWDRKTWYAWIALVVMFVVVSVSYVWTEPKLLPRYWLVLLQIGVIVFAMRFYNRCNDKVSFRQWIRISLYVTLLLAGLSILTNIFGRFSLAGIIGVASIFTLVQAITLPLFINTALEVILLQIQSGRVRKGITAPFDPSLVVKKLKLPLIAFAIVLWIMMLASNLNVYHGISEWVSNLLTSPRTVGSISFKLSSVLLFFIIIWFAHILQRLISFLFGETGNEAEDGIISKGQHSRLLMLRLLVLCGGYLLAVAASGLPIDKITIVLGALGVGIGMGLQNIVNNFVSGIILIFDGSLQIGDVIEVSGQAGKVKEIGLRASTLNTADGAEVIIPNGTILSQNIVNWTFSNDQRRVMIELTLSGDELDSNIINAIINTTVGTVPNVIKKKQPVILFTNVQERSCRLTVRFWSTISNTDQVKSDALLKLKEAFLTKGIVMG, via the coding sequence ATGAAGAAATTGGTTTTGTTAGTCGGAATGTTGGTGAGCATCGTTACAATGGCTCAGACACCACAAGTTGTTCCGGCTCCTGCGGCTGCAACCGACACGAGTAAAGTCAGCAAAGATACTAAGCACGATACGCTCCGCCATCGTCGAAAAATGATGTGGGCAGCCGCTGACACGATTACCTCCGGAGATTACATGATGAGTATCGAGCGGGTAAACGATAAGCTCAATGCCATTCGCGACAGTGTAAAGATGAGTTTGGAAGTGATGGGCGCCGGTCGTCGGTTGGATAAAATCACTAAAGATATTGCAGAAATAAAAGAACGTCTCGGGGGACGACGAGCAAGGGTCAATCTGCGCAACCTGTACCTTTATCAGAGTTTTCTTGACAACCTCGACGAAGACAATCAACAGATACGACAATATCTTATGTCTACCTACAGCCGCTTTTACCGGTCCAAACTGGGAATAAAAACGGTAATGAAAGACTCCATTTTCAAACGTCTGGATAAGGATACGATAATGGCCAAGCAGTTTGACCAGCGTCTCGATCGTATGCAACGCAAATGGGTACGTACCGACAGCATGACCCGCGTCGGACTAAACATGCTGAACGAATTGAAGATGAAAGTGTCTGACAATTCGATGAATATTGGAAATATGCTCAATATGATTGACAACCGACTTGATAAGGCCGACATGCAACTGTTCGGCAAAGAAGCTCCCTGTTTATGGCAATTCAATGTTCCCGATACCGTCAATTCAAAATTATACAAATCGGCCTCATCTATCTCTCTCCTTGAGCAAAAAGCGCTTGCCTATTATTTCGACAAGACTTCGCAAAGACGGATTGTGATGCTGTTGGTTGCCCTGTTGCTATTGGGTTGGTGGTGGTTTAAGCGACGCCAATTTAAAGACATCCGCAATCAGAAAGCAGAATTTGCGTTTCTTCACCTGAAATACATCAATAGCCATCCTGTTTTATCGCTGTTGATGATTCTCTTTGCATTGATACCTTTCTTTGACGCATACGCCCCTACCCTCTATCTGACAGGCGAATACCTTATTTCGTTCATCATCGCATCGGTGATTTTCTATTCGCAGTGGGATCGTAAAACATGGTATGCCTGGATTGCACTGGTGGTCATGTTTGTGGTCGTTTCGGTTTCTTACGTGTGGACAGAACCTAAATTGCTTCCGCGTTACTGGCTGGTCTTGTTGCAAATCGGTGTCATTGTGTTTGCCATGCGATTCTACAACCGTTGCAACGACAAGGTTTCATTCCGCCAATGGATTCGCATATCGCTGTATGTAACGCTTCTACTGGCCGGATTATCTATTTTGACCAATATTTTCGGACGTTTTTCACTAGCCGGAATCATTGGGGTAGCATCCATTTTCACTCTTGTTCAAGCAATCACGCTACCGCTTTTCATTAACACGGCTCTGGAAGTTATCTTATTGCAGATTCAATCCGGTCGCGTACGCAAAGGCATAACAGCACCTTTCGATCCCTCTCTGGTAGTCAAAAAGCTGAAATTACCCTTGATTGCTTTTGCTATTGTACTGTGGATAATGATGCTGGCATCCAACCTAAATGTTTACCACGGCATTAGCGAATGGGTAAGCAACCTGCTGACTTCTCCACGTACGGTAGGAAGCATTTCGTTCAAATTATCGAGCGTGTTACTGTTTTTTATAATTATCTGGTTTGCTCATATTTTGCAGCGGCTTATCAGCTTCTTGTTTGGCGAAACCGGCAATGAAGCCGAAGACGGAATCATTTCAAAAGGACAACACTCGCGTTTGCTGATGCTTCGTCTTTTGGTGCTTTGCGGTGGTTATCTGTTGGCCGTGGCCGCCTCGGGATTACCTATCGACAAAATCACCATCGTTCTCGGTGCTCTCGGTGTTGGTATCGGTATGGGCTTGCAAAATATCGTAAACAATTTCGTATCAGGTATCATACTCATCTTCGACGGTTCGTTGCAGATCGGCGATGTGATCGAAGTGAGCGGACAAGCGGGAAAAGTAAAAGAAATTGGCCTGAGAGCCAGCACGCTCAATACCGCCGACGGTGCGGAAGTAATTATACCAAACGGCACTATTCTGTCGCAAAACATTGTCAACTGGACATTTAGTAACGATCAGCGACGAGTGATGATAGAACTCACGCTCTCCGGTGACGAACTGGATTCCAATATTATCAATGCAATAATCAACACAACAGTCGGCACTGTGCCTAACGTTATCAAAAAGAAACAACCGGTCATCCTGTTTACAAACGTACAGGAACGCTCGTGCCGTCTGACGGTGCGCTTCTGGAGCACCATTTCTAACACAGATCAGGTGAAGAGTGACGCTCTGCTCAAGCTGAAAGAAGCATTTTTGACCAAGGGAATTGTGATGGGATGA
- a CDS encoding ABC transporter permease: MFDLDRWQEIWYTIKHNKSRSVMTAFGVFWGMFMLVCMVGAGSALKNGMESTIDGFATNSCFVYDQQTTEPYKGFKKGRNWSIQNEDIPLLLKGVPEIQYLAPVLFGGQGANNVVRKDKSGTFNIKGNYPSYNKIEENKLIYGRYINDIDIAEKRKTCVIGERVSEVLFGKNVNPVGQNVKVMGIYFQVIGVARSISQVNLGGRGEESVVLPFTTMQQAFNMGTKVHFIAATAIPGVRVKVIEEKINQILKKQHNIAPSDKAAIGGFNIEEQFTMFLYLGIGIAVLIWIVGAGTLFAGGIGVSNIMLVTVRERTKEIGIRRALGATPRTIIRQIISESIVLTLMAGIAGLMLGVGLLSLVGLVLSQTDSFFQEPQISFAVAIVSLVILLIIGILAGLVPANRAMTIKPIEAIREE; this comes from the coding sequence ATGTTTGACTTAGATCGCTGGCAAGAAATATGGTACACCATCAAGCACAACAAATCGCGAAGTGTGATGACGGCTTTCGGTGTATTTTGGGGCATGTTTATGCTCGTCTGCATGGTGGGTGCCGGTTCTGCGCTCAAAAACGGCATGGAATCGACCATCGACGGCTTTGCCACCAACTCCTGTTTTGTCTACGATCAACAGACAACCGAACCCTACAAAGGTTTCAAGAAAGGAAGAAACTGGTCGATACAGAATGAAGACATTCCGTTGCTGCTGAAAGGAGTTCCCGAGATACAGTATCTGGCTCCCGTACTTTTCGGCGGACAGGGCGCCAACAATGTGGTGCGCAAGGATAAATCAGGAACGTTCAACATAAAAGGCAACTACCCGAGCTACAACAAAATAGAAGAGAACAAGCTGATTTACGGACGCTACATCAACGACATCGACATTGCCGAAAAACGAAAAACCTGCGTGATAGGCGAACGGGTCAGCGAGGTGTTGTTCGGCAAAAACGTCAACCCGGTAGGACAGAACGTGAAAGTGATGGGCATCTATTTTCAGGTGATCGGAGTAGCGCGCAGCATTTCGCAGGTCAACCTTGGCGGCCGCGGCGAAGAGTCGGTTGTACTACCGTTTACCACTATGCAACAAGCCTTCAACATGGGCACCAAGGTCCACTTCATCGCCGCAACAGCAATACCAGGCGTTCGCGTAAAAGTGATAGAAGAGAAAATCAATCAGATTCTGAAAAAACAGCACAACATAGCTCCGTCCGATAAAGCCGCGATAGGCGGATTCAACATCGAAGAGCAGTTCACCATGTTCCTCTATCTGGGCATCGGCATCGCGGTACTCATCTGGATTGTAGGAGCTGGGACGTTGTTTGCCGGAGGTATCGGCGTAAGTAACATCATGCTGGTAACGGTGCGCGAACGAACCAAAGAGATCGGAATCCGTCGTGCGCTGGGGGCGACACCCCGCACCATCATTCGCCAGATTATCAGCGAAAGCATTGTACTCACGCTGATGGCCGGTATTGCCGGATTGATGCTCGGAGTGGGATTGCTGTCGTTGGTAGGATTGGTACTAAGCCAGACCGACAGTTTCTTTCAGGAGCCCCAAATCAGTTTTGCCGTGGCCATCGTATCATTAGTAATACTGCTCATTATCGGCATATTGGCCGGACTCGTTCCCGCCAACCGCGCCATGACCATCAAACCGATTGAGGCAATACGGGAGGAATAA